In a single window of the Streptomyces sp. NBC_00285 genome:
- the mtnK gene encoding S-methyl-5-thioribose kinase produces the protein MGYRILETDDIPAYLRERGHWETPGAIAVREVSDGNMNRVFLAASADGTRRLAVKQALPWVRVAGPSWPMNPDRADAEARAYAQIAKVAPDRIPAIHGYDPENYATVMEDMSDLEVLRTLLNEGASYGPDTSARVGELVARLSFATSDFGMPSAERKALIAASVSPELCKITEDVVLSEPYVEHEHNHWHEGVDDLAVSFRADTALRTEVADLRHLFMTSAQALLHGDLHTGSIMVGEREGAHVVRVFDPEFSFVGPIGFDLGLYWANALVSEERARALDALSDHADQLALSWTAFETEFRRLWQTRVDTFFDDAYLDRFLERVWTDALGYAGTEIIRRIIGFAHLTDLTTLPDPVPASRRALLLGRELILRRAELTGPDEVRAAVTALS, from the coding sequence ATGGGCTACCGCATCCTGGAGACCGACGACATCCCGGCATACCTGCGCGAGCGCGGCCACTGGGAGACCCCGGGCGCCATCGCCGTCCGCGAGGTCTCCGACGGCAACATGAACCGGGTCTTCCTCGCCGCGTCGGCCGACGGCACCCGCCGCCTCGCCGTGAAGCAGGCCCTGCCCTGGGTGCGCGTGGCGGGCCCGTCCTGGCCGATGAACCCGGACCGCGCCGACGCCGAGGCCCGCGCCTACGCGCAGATCGCCAAGGTCGCCCCCGACCGCATCCCGGCGATCCACGGCTACGACCCCGAGAACTACGCGACCGTCATGGAGGACATGTCGGACCTTGAGGTCCTGCGCACCCTCCTGAACGAGGGCGCGTCGTACGGCCCCGACACCTCGGCCCGCGTCGGCGAACTGGTCGCCCGCCTCTCCTTCGCCACCAGCGACTTCGGCATGCCCTCCGCCGAACGCAAGGCGCTGATCGCCGCCTCCGTCAGCCCCGAACTCTGCAAGATCACCGAGGACGTGGTGCTGTCCGAGCCGTACGTCGAGCACGAGCACAACCACTGGCACGAGGGAGTGGACGACCTGGCGGTGTCCTTCCGCGCGGACACGGCGCTCCGCACCGAGGTGGCCGACCTCAGGCATCTGTTCATGACCAGCGCCCAGGCACTCCTCCACGGCGACCTGCACACCGGCAGCATCATGGTCGGCGAACGCGAAGGCGCCCACGTGGTCCGGGTGTTCGACCCCGAGTTCTCCTTCGTCGGCCCGATCGGCTTCGACCTCGGCCTGTACTGGGCGAACGCGCTGGTCTCGGAGGAACGGGCCCGCGCGCTGGATGCGTTGAGCGATCACGCCGATCAACTCGCCCTGTCCTGGACGGCGTTCGAGACGGAGTTCCGCCGCCTGTGGCAGACCCGCGTGGACACCTTCTTCGACGACGCCTACCTGGACCGCTTCCTGGAGCGGGTCTGGACCGACGCCCTCGGCTACGCCGGCACGGAGATCATCCGCCGCATCATCGGGTTCGCCCACCTGACCGACCTCACGACCCTGCCGGACCCGGTCCCCGCCTCCCGCCGGGCCCTGCTCCTCGGGCGCGAACTCATCCTGCGGCGCGCGGAGTTGACGGGACCGGACGAGGTGCGGGCGGCTGTGACAGCACTGTCCTGA
- a CDS encoding ABC transporter permease gives MTTTQSTEVPTKAALPPATGTAVRIQNAVIKYGFIFVTVALFLYFALSEGSFRESATLLDTLRYVSVAAILGLGVTLTMAAGGMDMSVGAVAGLGVSVSAQTMVVYNQVGTVAILAVLAAGALAGLLNALLIVVLKIPDMLATLGTMFVIQGGKLILVDGQSITPGMTLDDGSTAPGRFTAGFLKIDRGTVLGIPVSVLVFGGLTVAAWIFLARTRWGRVLYAIGANPEASRLAGIRVGAYRALAYVLSGVLASIGGLILAARIGQGDVSAGTSQLLEAVAVALVGTSVLGRGRPNVWGTALGAVLIGIITTGLTIKGLPYYTQDVVEGAVLILALVFSFTLSKRRTS, from the coding sequence ATGACCACCACCCAGAGCACGGAAGTCCCCACGAAGGCGGCCCTCCCGCCGGCCACCGGCACCGCCGTGCGGATCCAGAACGCCGTCATCAAGTACGGCTTCATCTTCGTCACGGTCGCGCTGTTCCTGTACTTCGCGCTCAGCGAGGGTTCCTTCCGCGAGTCCGCGACCCTCCTCGACACCCTCCGGTACGTCTCCGTCGCCGCGATCCTCGGCCTCGGCGTCACCCTGACCATGGCCGCCGGCGGAATGGACATGTCCGTCGGCGCGGTCGCCGGCCTCGGCGTCTCGGTCTCCGCCCAGACGATGGTCGTGTACAACCAGGTCGGCACGGTCGCCATCCTCGCGGTGCTCGCGGCAGGCGCCCTGGCGGGCCTGCTGAACGCCCTCCTGATCGTCGTACTGAAGATCCCCGACATGCTCGCCACCCTCGGCACCATGTTCGTGATCCAGGGCGGCAAGCTCATCCTGGTCGACGGCCAGTCCATCACCCCCGGCATGACACTGGACGACGGCAGCACGGCCCCCGGCAGGTTCACCGCCGGCTTCCTGAAGATCGACCGTGGCACGGTCCTCGGCATCCCCGTCTCGGTCCTCGTCTTCGGCGGCCTCACCGTCGCCGCCTGGATCTTCCTCGCCCGCACCCGCTGGGGCCGCGTCCTGTACGCGATCGGCGCCAACCCCGAGGCCTCCCGGCTGGCCGGCATCCGCGTCGGCGCGTACCGGGCCCTGGCCTACGTCCTGTCCGGCGTCCTCGCCTCGATCGGCGGCCTGATCCTGGCGGCCCGCATCGGCCAGGGCGACGTGTCGGCCGGAACCTCCCAGCTCCTGGAGGCCGTGGCCGTGGCCCTCGTCGGTACCTCCGTGCTGGGCCGGGGCCGCCCCAACGTCTGGGGAACGGCCCTCGGAGCGGTGCTCATCGGCATCATCACCACCGGCCTGACCATCAAGGGCCTGCCGTACTACACCCAGGACGTCGTCGAGGGCGCGGTCCTCATCCTCGCCCTGGTCTTCAGCTTCACGTTGTCCAAGCGCCGCACGTCCTGA
- a CDS encoding sugar ABC transporter ATP-binding protein, which translates to MSRTDIGHPEAAVGLTDVSMAFGGKTVLASISLDIAPGSVVALLGANGAGKSTLIKILSGVHAGHGGQVRVAGEPAALRSPLAARQLGIQTVHQRIGEGIVAGLSVAENLVFEELAQKRGNPLLNSGRLLARAREIQAGLGLDWSDTLLKRDVTELGISDRQLLILARALATRPRLLILDEPTSALSAAEAERLFALVEKMRDEGIAVLYVSHRLGEIDALADRLVVLRDGLLTEDQAKPFDWDSALRAMLAQAQETTTARPVREGAEGDVVLSLRGVRLIEGRAPLDLDLRTGEVTGVVGLLGAGKTELARGLFGAEPFRTGSAELDGRPYAPKRPSDAIRAGIHLVPEDRHTDALVPGWSLAQNISLPFLKSLSRGGLVQRAKEDALGRDTIEALGVVARDEHSTVEELSGGNQQKVVVGRWLAETPRVLILDEPFRGVDIGARRDIGRRARSLAAEGAAVLVLSADVDEILEIADRVVVLASGEIHLDAYGEDAERDRVIQTISASV; encoded by the coding sequence ATGTCGCGCACTGACATCGGCCACCCGGAGGCCGCGGTCGGCCTCACCGACGTCAGCATGGCGTTCGGCGGCAAGACCGTGCTCGCCTCCATCAGCCTCGACATCGCCCCGGGCAGCGTCGTCGCGCTGCTCGGCGCGAACGGCGCAGGCAAGTCCACGCTGATCAAGATCCTGTCCGGCGTGCACGCCGGACACGGGGGACAGGTGCGGGTCGCCGGGGAGCCCGCGGCCCTCCGGTCCCCGCTCGCCGCACGGCAGTTGGGCATCCAGACCGTGCACCAGCGCATCGGCGAGGGCATCGTCGCGGGCCTCTCGGTCGCCGAGAACCTCGTCTTCGAGGAACTGGCGCAGAAGCGCGGAAACCCGCTGCTGAACAGCGGCCGGCTGCTGGCCCGTGCCCGCGAGATCCAGGCGGGCCTGGGCCTCGACTGGAGCGACACCCTGCTCAAGCGGGACGTCACGGAACTCGGCATCTCCGACCGCCAGTTGCTGATCCTCGCCCGCGCCCTGGCCACCCGCCCCCGGCTGCTGATCCTCGACGAACCGACCTCGGCCCTGTCCGCCGCCGAGGCCGAACGCCTCTTCGCCCTCGTCGAGAAGATGCGCGACGAGGGCATCGCCGTCCTCTACGTCTCCCACAGGCTCGGCGAGATCGACGCCCTCGCCGACCGCCTGGTCGTCCTGCGGGACGGCCTCCTCACCGAGGACCAGGCCAAGCCCTTCGACTGGGACAGCGCCCTGCGCGCGATGCTCGCCCAGGCCCAGGAGACGACGACGGCCCGCCCGGTCAGGGAGGGCGCCGAGGGCGATGTGGTGCTGTCGCTGCGAGGGGTGCGGCTCATCGAGGGCCGGGCACCTCTGGACCTCGACCTGCGGACGGGTGAAGTCACCGGTGTGGTCGGCCTGTTGGGCGCCGGGAAGACCGAGCTCGCCCGCGGTCTGTTCGGTGCCGAACCCTTCCGGACGGGTTCCGCCGAACTGGACGGCAGGCCGTACGCGCCGAAAAGGCCCTCCGACGCGATCCGCGCGGGCATCCACCTGGTCCCCGAGGACCGGCACACCGACGCACTCGTGCCCGGCTGGTCGCTGGCCCAGAACATCTCCCTGCCGTTCCTCAAGTCGCTGTCCCGGGGCGGACTCGTCCAGCGTGCGAAGGAGGACGCCCTCGGCCGCGACACCATCGAGGCCCTCGGCGTCGTCGCGCGGGACGAGCACAGCACCGTGGAGGAGCTCTCCGGCGGCAACCAGCAGAAGGTCGTCGTGGGCCGCTGGCTCGCCGAGACACCCCGTGTCCTGATCCTGGACGAGCCGTTCCGAGGCGTGGACATCGGTGCGCGTCGGGACATCGGCCGTCGCGCCAGATCCCTCGCCGCCGAGGGCGCCGCCGTGCTCGTCCTGTCCGCCGACGTCGACGAGATCCTCGAGATCGCCGACCGGGTCGTCGTGCTCGCCTCCGGCGAGATCCACCTCGACGCGTACGGCGAGGACGCGGAACGCGACCGCGTCATCCAGACCATCTCCGCGTCCGTGTGA
- a CDS encoding substrate-binding domain-containing protein, which yields MSRARLPLAALSLASVSALVLSGCSQSTDASKNTADTAASPSAATGKKPAPFSAGAVKVALVRQSGAGDYFEQWGNGAKAQAKALGIDLTVYDAQADNAKQATDLSSAINSGAKAIIIDHGFPATIQPEIDQAVKKGIKVVVYDVDTSTKGVVSTEQDDASMAQAVLDVMATKLGKNAKVGYVNVAGYAALDKRNTVWAKELAAQGWKQQFKVGKVTDSTATDNVPLVSAALTQHADVTGVFAPYDELAKGTVLAVQNKKLQDKVKVFGADVSNADIQQMTAADSPWVATAGTDPSAVGAAVVRTAALELAGQLNKTSVEFPAVAITQDFLREKKIENMDQLRTALPALNLSQVSTADWISNVAH from the coding sequence ATGTCCCGTGCCCGCCTCCCGCTCGCCGCGCTCTCGCTGGCCTCCGTCTCCGCCCTCGTGCTCTCCGGCTGCTCGCAGTCCACGGACGCCTCGAAGAACACCGCCGACACCGCCGCCTCCCCCTCGGCCGCCACCGGCAAGAAGCCCGCCCCCTTCAGCGCGGGCGCGGTCAAGGTGGCCCTGGTCCGGCAGAGCGGCGCCGGTGACTACTTCGAGCAGTGGGGCAACGGCGCCAAGGCCCAGGCCAAGGCCCTCGGAATCGACCTGACCGTGTACGACGCCCAGGCCGACAACGCCAAGCAGGCCACCGACCTGTCCTCCGCGATCAACTCCGGAGCCAAGGCGATCATCATCGACCACGGCTTCCCGGCGACGATCCAGCCGGAGATCGACCAGGCCGTGAAGAAGGGCATCAAGGTCGTCGTCTACGACGTCGACACCTCCACCAAGGGCGTGGTGAGCACCGAGCAGGACGACGCGAGCATGGCGCAGGCCGTCCTCGACGTGATGGCGACGAAACTCGGCAAGAACGCCAAGGTCGGCTACGTCAACGTCGCCGGCTACGCGGCCCTGGACAAGCGGAACACCGTCTGGGCGAAGGAACTCGCCGCGCAGGGCTGGAAGCAGCAGTTCAAGGTCGGCAAGGTCACCGACTCCACGGCCACCGACAACGTTCCCCTGGTCTCCGCCGCGCTCACCCAGCACGCGGACGTGACCGGCGTCTTCGCCCCCTACGACGAGCTCGCCAAGGGCACCGTCCTCGCCGTCCAGAACAAGAAGCTCCAGGACAAGGTGAAGGTCTTCGGCGCGGACGTCTCCAACGCCGACATCCAGCAGATGACCGCCGCCGACAGCCCCTGGGTCGCCACCGCCGGCACCGACCCGTCCGCGGTCGGCGCCGCTGTCGTGCGGACCGCCGCCCTGGAGCTGGCCGGTCAGCTGAACAAGACCTCCGTGGAGTTCCCGGCCGTCGCCATCACCCAGGACTTCCTGCGCGAGAAGAAGATCGAGAACATGGACCAGCTCCGCACGGCGCTGCCGGCGCTGAACCTGTCGCAGGTCTCCACCGCCGACTGGATCTCGAATGTCGCGCACTGA
- a CDS encoding 1,2-dihydroxy-3-keto-5-methylthiopentene dioxygenase has product MTLLTTWSESGPETLVRRTSDPAEIAEALKPLGVRYEQWPVRADVPFDADSETVFAAYGPEIDKLNTEEGFTTVDVLGLHPSEDPEFPAKAAAARAKFLQEHTHDDDDEVRFFVSGSGIFYLHVSGEVHAVLCEKGDLLGVPRGTTHWFDMGTSPSFTAIRFFHEEDGWIGTFTGSTIASRFPDYDTIAAGYEADRAAA; this is encoded by the coding sequence ATGACGCTGCTGACGACCTGGTCCGAGTCCGGTCCCGAGACCCTGGTCCGCCGCACCTCGGACCCCGCCGAGATCGCCGAGGCACTCAAGCCGCTCGGTGTGCGCTACGAGCAGTGGCCGGTCCGCGCGGACGTCCCGTTCGACGCGGACAGCGAGACGGTGTTCGCCGCCTACGGCCCCGAGATCGACAAGCTGAACACCGAGGAGGGCTTCACCACCGTCGACGTCCTCGGTCTGCACCCGAGCGAGGACCCGGAGTTCCCCGCGAAGGCCGCGGCCGCACGCGCGAAGTTCCTCCAGGAGCACACGCACGACGACGATGACGAGGTTCGTTTCTTCGTCTCCGGCTCCGGGATCTTCTATCTGCACGTGAGCGGCGAGGTGCACGCGGTCCTCTGCGAGAAGGGCGACCTCCTCGGCGTGCCGCGCGGCACCACCCACTGGTTCGACATGGGCACCAGCCCGTCGTTCACCGCGATCCGCTTCTTCCACGAGGAGGACGGCTGGATCGGCACCTTCACCGGTTCCACGATCGCCTCCCGCTTCCCGGACTACGACACGATCGCGGCGGGCTACGAGGCAGACAGGGCCGCCGCATGA
- the mtnC gene encoding acireductone synthase, giving the protein MTLRHDVDAVVLDIEGTTSATGFVVDVLYPYSRSRFAALLTERGDEPEVARAVAQVREEIGEPDADAERVEKALNAWLDEDRKATPLKTLQGVIWAEGFARGDLVSHFYDDVVPELRAWHAAGVRLYVYSSGSVTAQRAWFTNSPEGDLTSLVSGLYDTENAGPKQDAQSYRRIASATGIDADRLLFLSDRPGELDAARAAGWHAVGIRRPGEPYYEQGVGDHAAAGTFDEITVSRSTS; this is encoded by the coding sequence ATGACGTTGCGCCACGACGTCGACGCCGTGGTGCTCGACATCGAGGGCACCACGAGCGCCACGGGGTTCGTCGTCGACGTGCTGTACCCGTACTCGCGCTCGCGGTTCGCCGCGCTGCTCACCGAGCGGGGCGACGAACCCGAGGTGGCACGGGCGGTCGCCCAGGTCCGCGAGGAGATCGGCGAACCGGACGCCGACGCCGAACGCGTCGAGAAGGCACTGAACGCCTGGCTCGACGAGGACCGCAAGGCGACCCCGCTGAAGACCCTCCAGGGCGTCATCTGGGCCGAGGGCTTCGCCCGCGGCGACCTCGTCTCGCACTTCTACGACGACGTCGTACCGGAGCTGCGCGCCTGGCACGCGGCCGGCGTACGGCTCTACGTCTACTCGTCCGGGTCGGTCACGGCACAGCGGGCGTGGTTCACCAACAGCCCGGAGGGCGACCTCACCTCGCTGGTGTCCGGTCTGTACGACACCGAGAACGCCGGGCCCAAGCAGGACGCGCAGTCGTACCGCCGCATCGCCTCGGCGACCGGTATCGATGCGGACCGTCTGCTGTTCCTCTCCGACCGGCCCGGCGAACTGGACGCGGCCCGTGCGGCCGGGTGGCACGCCGTCGGGATTCGCCGGCCCGGGGAGCCGTACTACGAGCAAGGAGTCGGCGACCACGCTGCAGCGGGGACGTTCGACGAGATCACCGTTTCGAGGAGCACTTCGTGA
- the mtnB gene encoding methylthioribulose 1-phosphate dehydratase, with translation MSADITAPDLAEAGAVLAAESARFASFGWMRGTSGNLSVVLSREPLRLAVTASGHDKGELTPADVVLVDGEGAAVQGGKPSAEAELHARVAALTGAGAVVHVHTVASVAMGRREPGGIVFKDLEMLKGVGLPAHDAEVTLPVIANSQDMKVLGDRLEEARDPRMPAVVVAGHGLYVWGPDPRRARHHTEVVEWLLELELTGR, from the coding sequence GTGAGCGCCGACATCACCGCACCCGACCTGGCGGAGGCGGGGGCCGTCCTCGCCGCCGAGTCCGCCCGCTTCGCCTCGTTCGGCTGGATGAGGGGGACTTCCGGGAACCTGTCCGTGGTGCTCTCGCGTGAACCGCTGCGGCTCGCCGTCACCGCCAGTGGGCACGACAAGGGTGAACTGACGCCCGCGGACGTGGTGCTGGTGGACGGCGAGGGTGCGGCGGTACAGGGCGGGAAGCCCTCGGCCGAGGCCGAGTTGCATGCGCGGGTGGCCGCGCTGACCGGGGCCGGTGCCGTGGTCCATGTGCACACCGTCGCCTCGGTGGCGATGGGCAGGCGCGAGCCGGGCGGCATCGTCTTCAAGGACCTGGAGATGCTGAAGGGCGTCGGCCTGCCGGCCCACGACGCCGAGGTGACGCTGCCGGTCATCGCCAACAGCCAGGACATGAAGGTGCTGGGCGATCGCCTGGAGGAGGCGCGCGATCCCCGGATGCCGGCGGTCGTGGTCGCGGGCCACGGGCTGTACGTGTGGGGTCCGGATCCGCGCCGGGCCCGGCATCACACCGAAGTGGTGGAGTGGTTGCTGGAGTTGGAGCTGACGGGTCGCTGA
- the mtnA gene encoding S-methyl-5-thioribose-1-phosphate isomerase gives MSQELRAVDWTEKGLVLIDQTLLPHRAETLDVHDVDTLVDAIQRLVVRGAPAIGAAGGYGVALALVQGEREGWSDAEVRAAVARIREARPTAVNLMVCVDRVMTRFEEGLDAVLEEAVAVQREDVSANRAMGAFGADWLLERIGADRPLRILTHCNTGALATAGWGTALGVVRELHARGRLEVVYADETRPLLQGSRLTAWELVQEGIAHYIQADGAAAGTILRGEVDAAIVGADRIAANGDTANKVGTVGVALACADAGIPFLVAAPTTTVDLATATGDDIHIELRGEAEVLEWAGVRTAPVGSRGHNPAFDVTPGRLVTGLVTERGVLEVSAGELPGDRLR, from the coding sequence ATGTCCCAGGAACTGCGTGCTGTCGACTGGACCGAAAAAGGCCTGGTGCTCATCGATCAGACGCTGCTGCCGCATCGTGCCGAGACGCTCGATGTCCACGATGTGGACACTCTGGTCGACGCGATCCAGCGCCTCGTGGTGCGTGGCGCCCCCGCGATCGGTGCGGCCGGGGGGTACGGCGTCGCACTGGCTCTCGTGCAGGGGGAGCGGGAGGGATGGTCGGACGCCGAGGTGCGTGCGGCTGTTGCCCGTATCCGCGAGGCCCGGCCCACCGCCGTCAATCTCATGGTGTGCGTGGACCGGGTGATGACCCGCTTCGAGGAGGGACTCGACGCGGTGTTGGAGGAGGCCGTGGCGGTTCAGCGCGAGGACGTCTCGGCGAACCGGGCGATGGGCGCGTTCGGCGCGGACTGGCTCCTCGAACGGATCGGTGCGGACCGGCCGTTGAGGATCCTGACGCACTGCAACACCGGCGCGCTGGCGACGGCGGGCTGGGGCACGGCCCTCGGCGTCGTCCGTGAACTGCACGCGCGCGGACGCCTGGAGGTCGTCTACGCCGACGAGACGCGTCCCCTGCTCCAGGGATCCCGGCTCACCGCCTGGGAGTTGGTCCAGGAGGGCATCGCGCACTACATCCAGGCGGACGGGGCCGCCGCCGGCACGATCCTGCGCGGCGAGGTCGACGCGGCGATCGTCGGCGCGGACCGGATCGCCGCGAACGGCGACACAGCGAACAAGGTGGGCACGGTGGGTGTCGCCCTCGCGTGCGCGGATGCCGGTATCCCGTTCCTGGTGGCGGCACCGACGACCACGGTGGACCTGGCGACCGCGACCGGCGACGACATCCACATCGAACTCCGCGGTGAGGCCGAGGTGTTGGAGTGGGCCGGCGTGCGGACCGCTCCGGTCGGCTCCCGTGGTCACAACCCGGCGTTCGACGTGACACCGGGGCGGCTGGTGACGGGGCTGGTCACCGAGCGCGGGGTGCTGGAGGTCTCGGCGGGCGAACTGCCCGGCGACAGGCTCAGGTAG
- a CDS encoding BMP family ABC transporter substrate-binding protein, with translation MPRRSRRTLQVAATTALLVTAATACNAAAKSDTASDAASGSGTSFTLVTPDSVGQNEFLKLAVSGIKDAAKQHDGTEKVYESTDTASQQQNVQAAVDTKPDVIVLVGFEFADIVAQQAQKNPKQQFLIIDACTTKTYKNVSCAVFREHEGVYLAGAEAGLLSKSGKVGAVDVLDTPQFRRYSDPFAAGAKKVAPGTSTGTRFVGGQSPFDDSARAKEQASTLLAKGYDQIMAAAAAGNYGVFEAAKAKGAYAYGVDVNQCPSAPGTVVDNVIKRTDIAVEKGIESVLAGRTGTTVSYGLKEGGISLTGLQDGVDSSKCVIADHKDVLKKVEALRDQIVSGKLTVDDPAAG, from the coding sequence ATGCCTCGCAGAAGCCGTCGTACCCTGCAAGTCGCCGCCACCACCGCACTCCTGGTCACCGCCGCCACGGCCTGCAACGCCGCCGCCAAGAGCGACACCGCCTCCGATGCGGCGAGCGGCAGCGGCACGTCCTTCACCCTGGTCACGCCCGACTCGGTGGGACAGAACGAGTTCCTGAAGCTCGCCGTCAGCGGCATCAAGGACGCGGCGAAGCAGCACGACGGGACGGAGAAGGTCTACGAGTCCACGGACACCGCCTCACAGCAGCAGAACGTGCAGGCCGCGGTGGACACCAAGCCGGACGTCATCGTGCTCGTCGGCTTCGAGTTCGCCGACATCGTCGCCCAGCAGGCCCAGAAGAACCCGAAGCAGCAGTTCCTGATCATCGACGCCTGCACGACCAAGACGTACAAGAACGTCAGCTGCGCGGTCTTCCGCGAGCACGAGGGCGTCTACCTCGCGGGCGCCGAGGCCGGTCTGCTCAGCAAGTCCGGGAAGGTCGGCGCGGTCGACGTTCTCGACACCCCCCAGTTCCGCCGCTACAGCGACCCGTTCGCGGCCGGCGCCAAGAAGGTCGCGCCGGGGACCTCCACCGGCACCCGCTTCGTCGGCGGCCAGTCCCCCTTCGACGACTCGGCCCGCGCCAAGGAGCAGGCAAGCACCCTGCTCGCCAAGGGCTACGACCAGATCATGGCGGCCGCCGCGGCCGGCAACTACGGCGTCTTCGAGGCCGCGAAGGCCAAGGGCGCCTACGCGTACGGCGTCGACGTCAACCAGTGCCCCTCGGCGCCGGGCACGGTCGTCGACAACGTGATCAAGCGCACGGACATCGCCGTGGAGAAGGGCATCGAGTCGGTCCTGGCAGGCAGGACGGGCACGACCGTGTCGTACGGCCTCAAGGAGGGCGGCATCAGCCTCACCGGGCTGCAGGACGGCGTCGACTCCTCGAAGTGCGTGATCGCCGACCACAAGGACGTCCTGAAGAAGGTCGAGGCGCTGCGCGACCAGATCGTGTCCGGGAAGCTGACGGTCGATGACCCCGCCGCGGGCTGA
- a CDS encoding ABC transporter ATP-binding protein — MTPPRAEPHDNAVELRGITKRFPGTLANDHVDLTVRRGEIHALMGENGAGKSTLMSVLYGMERADAGTVRIDGREVDFASPGAAMAAGLGMVHQSFKLFDSLTVAENVVYAAEPRRFGLLDRAAARRRVRELAEEHGLAVDPDARVGALPVGLRQRVEILKLLHRGARTLILDEPTAVLTPGEADALFTVLKSLAAEGRTVILVTHKLREVLAGSDRVTVLRDGRVVARLVTAETSADEIAAAMTGRAVELDRIHPAGTPGAVVLDVRGLAAPGVHEADLTVRAGEIVGVAGVAGNGQSELIEALAGLRPVTAGRVTLQGHDITHASATERRLKGLAYVPEDRHAVGTAAAASVADNLAMGHHRTSLSSRGLLPPATVRAHARRLVERFGIKAPTSAVPASALSGGNLQKLLIGRELAHESPLLLVEQPTRGVDIGAIQNIHDQLIAYRDAGHAVLLVSAELSEIRGLADRVLVMYEGRVTATYRKNEADERTLGLAMAGGN, encoded by the coding sequence ATGACCCCGCCGCGGGCTGAGCCCCACGACAACGCTGTCGAGCTGCGGGGGATCACCAAGCGGTTCCCCGGCACGCTCGCCAACGACCACGTCGACCTGACCGTGCGACGCGGCGAGATCCACGCCCTGATGGGCGAGAACGGTGCCGGCAAGTCGACGCTCATGTCGGTCCTGTACGGCATGGAACGCGCCGACGCCGGGACGGTCCGGATCGACGGGCGGGAGGTGGACTTCGCCAGCCCGGGTGCCGCCATGGCCGCCGGACTCGGCATGGTGCACCAGAGCTTCAAGCTGTTCGACTCACTGACGGTCGCCGAGAACGTCGTCTACGCCGCCGAGCCGCGCCGCTTCGGCCTGCTGGACCGGGCCGCGGCCCGCCGCCGGGTGCGTGAGCTGGCCGAGGAGCACGGCCTGGCCGTGGACCCCGACGCCCGGGTCGGCGCGCTGCCCGTCGGGCTGCGCCAGCGGGTGGAGATCCTGAAGCTGCTGCACCGCGGTGCCCGGACCCTGATCCTCGACGAGCCGACCGCGGTGCTCACCCCCGGCGAGGCCGACGCCCTGTTCACGGTGCTCAAGTCGCTGGCTGCGGAGGGCCGTACGGTGATCCTCGTCACGCACAAGCTGCGCGAGGTGCTGGCGGGCAGCGACCGCGTGACCGTCCTGCGGGACGGCCGGGTCGTGGCCCGCCTGGTCACCGCCGAGACCTCCGCCGACGAGATCGCCGCCGCCATGACCGGCCGCGCGGTCGAACTGGACCGGATCCACCCGGCCGGGACACCCGGTGCCGTGGTGCTGGACGTGCGGGGCCTCGCGGCTCCCGGAGTGCACGAGGCCGATCTCACCGTCCGCGCCGGCGAGATCGTCGGTGTGGCCGGCGTCGCGGGCAACGGGCAGAGCGAGCTGATCGAGGCGCTGGCGGGGCTGCGGCCGGTCACGGCGGGGCGGGTGACCCTCCAGGGCCACGACATCACCCACGCCTCGGCCACCGAGCGCCGCCTCAAGGGCCTGGCGTACGTCCCCGAGGACCGGCACGCGGTCGGTACGGCGGCTGCCGCGTCCGTGGCCGACAACCTCGCGATGGGTCACCACCGTACGTCCCTGTCGTCCCGCGGACTGCTGCCGCCGGCGACCGTCCGCGCCCATGCCCGGCGGCTGGTCGAGCGGTTCGGGATCAAGGCCCCGACGTCCGCGGTGCCCGCCTCCGCGCTGTCCGGCGGCAACCTCCAGAAGCTGCTCATCGGCCGCGAACTCGCCCACGAGTCACCCCTGTTGCTCGTGGAGCAGCCGACGCGCGGAGTCGACATCGGCGCGATCCAGAACATCCACGACCAGCTGATCGCCTACCGCGACGCCGGCCACGCCGTCCTCCTCGTCTCGGCCGAGCTGAGCGAGATCCGGGGGCTCGCGGACCGGGTGCTGGTGATGTACGAGGGCCGGGTCACGGCCACGTACCGGAAGAACGAAGCGGACGAACGGACGCTGGGACTCGCGATGGCGGGCGGCAACTGA